From one Streptomyces chromofuscus genomic stretch:
- a CDS encoding PTS transporter subunit EIIC encodes MSTASAAAAAEKKKGSGAMAVLQRIGRSLMLPVAVLPAAALLVRFGNPDMLGDPSFPAFLTKIAGFMTAGGNAILDNMALLFAVGIAIGFAKKSDGSTALAAVVGYLVFKNVLATFTDGSLPKKEAIVDGKIVMVEQAVDAKVLGGVVMGLVVALLYQRFYRTKLPDWAGFFGGRRLVPILAAFAGLVIGIVFGYIWPVLGTGLHNFGEWLVGSGAAGAGIFGVANRALIPIGMHHLLNSFPWFQAGEFEGKSGDIARFLAGDPTAGQFMTGFFPIMMFALPAACLAIVHCARPERRKVVGGMMFSLALTSFLTGVTEPIEFTFMFIAPVLYAIHALLTGVSMALTWALGMKDGFGFSAGAIDFALNLGIATNPWGLALVGLCFAAVYYVVFRFAITKFNLPTPGRESDEELAELQKAEAK; translated from the coding sequence GTGTCCACGGCCAGCGCCGCAGCAGCGGCCGAGAAGAAGAAGGGCTCCGGCGCGATGGCTGTCCTGCAGCGTATCGGGCGCAGCCTGATGCTGCCGGTGGCCGTGCTGCCCGCCGCCGCGCTGCTGGTCCGCTTCGGCAACCCCGACATGCTCGGCGACCCGTCGTTCCCGGCCTTCCTGACGAAGATCGCGGGCTTCATGACCGCCGGCGGCAACGCCATCCTCGACAACATGGCGCTGCTCTTCGCGGTGGGCATCGCGATCGGCTTCGCGAAGAAGTCGGACGGCTCGACCGCCCTCGCGGCCGTCGTCGGCTACCTGGTCTTCAAGAACGTGCTGGCCACGTTCACCGACGGCAGCCTGCCGAAGAAGGAAGCCATCGTCGACGGCAAGATCGTCATGGTCGAGCAGGCGGTGGACGCCAAGGTGCTCGGCGGTGTGGTCATGGGCCTCGTCGTCGCCCTGCTCTACCAGCGCTTCTACCGCACCAAGCTGCCCGACTGGGCGGGCTTCTTCGGCGGCCGCCGTCTGGTCCCGATCCTGGCGGCGTTCGCGGGCCTGGTCATCGGCATCGTCTTCGGCTACATCTGGCCGGTCCTCGGCACGGGTCTGCACAACTTCGGTGAGTGGCTGGTCGGCTCCGGCGCGGCCGGCGCGGGCATCTTCGGTGTCGCCAACCGCGCGCTGATCCCGATCGGCATGCACCACCTGCTGAACTCCTTCCCGTGGTTCCAGGCGGGCGAGTTCGAGGGCAAGAGCGGCGACATCGCCCGCTTCCTGGCCGGTGACCCGACCGCGGGCCAGTTCATGACCGGCTTCTTCCCGATCATGATGTTCGCCCTGCCCGCCGCGTGCCTGGCGATCGTCCACTGCGCCCGCCCCGAGCGCCGCAAGGTCGTCGGCGGCATGATGTTCTCCCTCGCGCTGACCTCGTTCCTCACCGGTGTCACCGAGCCGATCGAGTTCACCTTCATGTTCATCGCTCCGGTCCTGTACGCGATCCACGCGCTGCTCACCGGCGTCTCGATGGCGCTGACCTGGGCGCTGGGCATGAAGGACGGCTTCGGCTTCTCGGCCGGCGCCATCGACTTCGCCCTCAACCTGGGCATCGCGACCAACCCGTGGGGCCTGGCGCTGGTCGGGCTGTGCTTCGCGGCGGTCTACTACGTGGTCTTCCGCTTCGCGATCACCAAGTTCAACCTGCCGACGCCGGGCCGCGAGTCCGACGAGGAACTGGCGGAACTGCAGAAGGCCGAGGCGAAGTAG
- a CDS encoding MBL fold metallo-hydrolase → MKLTVVGCSGSFPSAESACSSYLVEADGFRLLLDMGNGALGELQRHCGLYDLDAIFLSHLHADHCIDMLGYFVARYYRHDGGRCAPLPVYGPEGTEHRLTTAYADTPSASSMSEVFDFHTVKPSTFDIGPFTVHTERVAHPVEAYGIRLEHAGRTVTYSGDTGVSPALDELARDADLFLCEAAFTHGKETVPDLHLNGREAGETADRAGARRLLLTHIPPWTDPQVNLADARAVYGGPVELATPGKSYEI, encoded by the coding sequence ATGAAGCTCACCGTCGTCGGCTGCTCGGGGTCCTTCCCGTCCGCGGAATCGGCCTGTTCGAGCTACCTCGTCGAGGCCGACGGCTTCCGGCTGCTCCTCGACATGGGCAATGGCGCCCTGGGCGAGCTGCAGCGCCACTGCGGTCTCTACGACCTCGACGCGATCTTCCTCAGCCATCTGCACGCCGACCACTGCATCGACATGCTCGGCTACTTCGTGGCGCGCTACTACCGGCACGACGGCGGCCGCTGCGCCCCGCTGCCGGTCTACGGCCCCGAAGGCACCGAGCACCGGCTGACCACCGCCTACGCCGACACCCCTTCGGCCTCCTCGATGAGCGAGGTCTTCGACTTCCACACGGTCAAGCCGTCCACGTTCGACATCGGCCCCTTCACCGTGCACACCGAACGGGTGGCCCACCCCGTGGAGGCCTACGGCATCCGCCTCGAGCACGCCGGACGGACTGTGACGTACTCCGGCGACACCGGGGTCAGCCCCGCCCTGGACGAACTCGCCCGGGACGCCGACCTCTTCCTGTGCGAGGCCGCTTTCACGCACGGCAAGGAAACCGTCCCCGACCTGCACCTCAACGGCCGCGAGGCGGGCGAGACGGCCGACCGGGCGGGCGCCCGCCGGCTGCTGCTGACCCATATCCCCCCGTGGACCGACCCGCAGGTCAACCTCGCCGACGCCCGCGCGGTGTACGGCGGCCCGGTGGAGCTGGCGACGCCCGGGAAGTCGTACGAGATCTGA
- a CDS encoding type II toxin-antitoxin system PemK/MazF family toxin encodes MDTSWWLALAAVVLLALVAALVDGWGRRRPEGRRTRPPGRAEGPAARPRAAEIWWANVPYEDGPGAKDRPCLVLAVHGRRATVAKITSRFHDERAGVIPLPPGSVGDTQGRASFLETDELREVAVWDFRRRVGVVDPVLWDQVRHLAT; translated from the coding sequence ATGGACACGTCCTGGTGGTTGGCACTCGCAGCGGTGGTGCTGCTCGCGCTGGTCGCCGCGCTCGTGGACGGCTGGGGGCGGCGACGGCCCGAGGGCCGGCGGACACGTCCGCCGGGGCGCGCCGAGGGACCGGCCGCCCGGCCGCGTGCGGCGGAGATCTGGTGGGCGAACGTGCCCTACGAGGACGGGCCCGGCGCGAAGGACCGGCCGTGCCTGGTGCTGGCGGTGCACGGGCGGCGGGCGACGGTCGCGAAGATCACCAGCAGGTTCCACGACGAGCGGGCCGGGGTGATCCCGCTGCCGCCGGGTTCGGTCGGGGACACCCAGGGCCGGGCGAGCTTCCTGGAGACGGACGAGCTGCGGGAGGTCGCGGTGTGGGACTTCCGGCGGCGGGTGGGGGTGGTGGACCCGGTCCTGTGGGACCAGGTCCGCCACCTGGCGACCTGA
- a CDS encoding PLP-dependent cysteine synthase family protein: MRYDSPLAAVGNTPLVRLPRLSPSADVRIWAKLEDRNPTGSVKDRPALHMIEQAEKDGRLTPGCTILEPTSGNTGISLAMAAKLKGYRMVCVMPENTSQERRDLLGMWGAQIISSPAAGGSNTAVRVAKELSAEHPDWVMLYQYGNPDNAGAHYATTGPEILADLPSITHFVAGLGTTGTLMGVGRYLREHKPDVKIVAAEPRYDDLVYGLRNLDEGFVPELYDASVLTTRFSVGSADAVTRTRELLQQEGIFAGVSTGAALHAAIGVGKKALKAGESADIVFIVADGGWKYLSTGVYTAATTEEAIATLQGQLWA; this comes from the coding sequence ATGCGCTACGACTCCCCGCTGGCCGCGGTGGGCAACACCCCGTTGGTGCGCCTGCCGCGGCTCTCGCCGTCCGCCGACGTCCGGATCTGGGCGAAGCTGGAGGACCGCAACCCCACCGGCTCGGTCAAGGACCGCCCCGCCCTGCACATGATCGAGCAGGCGGAGAAGGACGGCCGGCTGACCCCGGGCTGCACCATCCTGGAGCCCACCTCCGGCAACACCGGTATCTCCCTCGCCATGGCGGCCAAGCTCAAGGGCTACCGCATGGTGTGCGTGATGCCCGAGAACACCTCGCAGGAACGCCGGGACCTGCTCGGCATGTGGGGCGCGCAGATCATCTCCTCGCCGGCCGCGGGCGGCTCCAACACCGCCGTACGGGTCGCCAAGGAACTCTCCGCCGAGCACCCGGACTGGGTGATGCTCTACCAGTACGGCAACCCGGACAACGCGGGCGCGCACTACGCCACCACCGGCCCGGAGATCCTCGCCGACCTGCCCTCGATCACCCACTTCGTCGCGGGCCTCGGCACCACCGGCACCCTCATGGGCGTCGGCCGCTACCTGCGCGAGCACAAGCCGGACGTCAAGATCGTCGCCGCGGAGCCGCGCTACGACGACCTGGTGTACGGCCTGCGCAACCTCGACGAGGGCTTCGTGCCCGAGCTGTACGACGCCTCCGTGCTGACCACCCGCTTCTCGGTCGGCTCCGCCGACGCGGTCACCCGGACGCGTGAACTGCTCCAGCAGGAGGGCATCTTCGCGGGCGTCTCCACCGGCGCCGCCCTGCACGCGGCGATCGGCGTCGGAAAGAAGGCGCTGAAGGCCGGCGAGAGCGCGGACATCGTCTTCATCGTCGCCGACGGCGGCTGGAAGTACCTCTCGACGGGCGTCTACACGGCGGCGACGACGGAGGAAGCGATCGCGACCCTCCAGGGCCAGCTCTGGGCCTGA
- a CDS encoding MoaD/ThiS family protein — protein sequence MAIEVRIPTILRPYTDGQKAVEGTGETLAELFADLDARHAGIQARIVDGDQLRRFVNVYLNDEDVRFLDGINTKLADGDNVTILPAVAGGMA from the coding sequence ATGGCCATCGAGGTCCGCATCCCCACCATCCTCCGCCCGTACACCGACGGCCAGAAGGCAGTCGAGGGCACCGGGGAGACCCTCGCCGAGCTGTTCGCCGACCTCGACGCCCGGCACGCGGGCATCCAGGCCCGCATCGTGGACGGCGACCAGCTGCGCCGCTTCGTCAACGTCTACCTCAACGACGAGGACGTCCGCTTCCTCGACGGCATCAACACCAAGCTCGCCGACGGCGACAACGTCACGATCCTGCCGGCCGTGGCCGGCGGCATGGCCTGA
- a CDS encoding putative leader peptide gives MVFLDVSDKTPGTLLVARLHVDLCRLASAIC, from the coding sequence ATGGTTTTCCTCGACGTGAGCGACAAGACGCCGGGCACGCTGCTCGTGGCGCGGCTGCACGTCGACCTGTGCAGGCTCGCCAGCGCCATCTGTTGA
- a CDS encoding Mov34/MPN/PAD-1 family protein, with amino-acid sequence MLTITQALYDQIVAHAREDHPDEACGVVAGPVGEGRPERFVPMLNAARSPTFYEFDSGDLLKLYREMDDRDEEPVIIYHSHTATEAYPSRTDISYANEPGAHYVLVSTADTDGLGDFQFRSFRIVDGEVTEEEVKVVQAY; translated from the coding sequence ATGCTGACCATCACCCAGGCGCTGTACGACCAGATCGTGGCCCACGCCCGCGAGGACCACCCCGACGAGGCCTGCGGCGTGGTCGCGGGCCCGGTGGGCGAGGGCCGACCCGAGCGCTTCGTCCCGATGCTGAACGCCGCCCGCTCGCCCACGTTCTACGAGTTCGACTCCGGGGACCTGCTCAAGCTCTACCGGGAGATGGACGACCGTGACGAGGAGCCGGTGATCATCTACCACTCCCACACGGCGACCGAGGCCTACCCCTCCCGCACGGACATCTCCTACGCCAACGAGCCCGGCGCGCACTACGTCCTCGTCTCCACCGCGGACACCGACGGGCTCGGCGACTTCCAGTTCCGCTCCTTCCGGATCGTCGACGGTGAGGTGACGGAGGAGGAGGTCAAGGTCGTGCAGGCCTACTGA
- a CDS encoding amino acid permease yields MASERVTDAPEEGYERGLGSRQVQMIAIGGAIGVGLFLGAGANIAKAGPSLILMYALAGVIIFFIMRALGELLLYRPVSGSFAEYSREFLGPFFGYFTGWTYWLMWVVTGMAELTAAAIYVNYWFPSIPQWVTALVFLVILFGVNLISVKLFGELEFWFSMVKVTALIGMIVIGLGVLTFGFSSAGDTAAVSNLWAFDGFFPKGIGSSLMTLQGVMFAYLAVELVGVTAGESENPEKTLPKAINTLPWRIALFYVGALTVILCVVKWTEFAPGVSPFVEAFAQIGIPAGAAIVNFVVLTAALSSCNSGMYSTGRMLRNLAESGEAPKVFTKLSSTKTPALGIFVSVCFMGIGVVLNYVVPEKAFGYVTSIATAAGIWTWLMILISHVLYRRAVEAGRLPASSFPAPGGAKCSYVAIAFLLFVTGIIAYDADARVCLYVMAGWAVALGIGWMVLKARNPQIAERRTAEFEKVG; encoded by the coding sequence ATGGCCTCTGAGAGGGTCACCGACGCTCCTGAAGAGGGTTACGAGCGCGGGCTCGGCAGCCGTCAGGTCCAGATGATCGCGATCGGCGGCGCCATCGGCGTCGGCCTCTTCCTGGGAGCCGGGGCGAACATCGCCAAGGCCGGTCCCAGCCTGATCCTGATGTACGCCCTGGCCGGCGTGATCATCTTCTTCATCATGCGGGCGCTCGGCGAGCTCCTGCTCTACCGCCCCGTCTCGGGGTCCTTCGCGGAGTACTCCCGCGAGTTCCTCGGCCCGTTCTTCGGCTACTTCACCGGCTGGACGTACTGGCTGATGTGGGTCGTCACCGGCATGGCCGAGCTGACGGCCGCCGCGATCTACGTCAACTACTGGTTCCCGTCCATCCCGCAATGGGTGACGGCACTGGTGTTCCTGGTGATCCTGTTCGGGGTCAACCTGATCTCCGTGAAGCTCTTCGGCGAGCTGGAGTTCTGGTTCTCGATGGTCAAGGTCACCGCCCTGATCGGCATGATCGTGATCGGCCTGGGCGTGCTCACCTTCGGCTTCAGCAGCGCCGGTGACACGGCGGCCGTGTCCAACCTCTGGGCCTTCGACGGCTTCTTCCCCAAGGGCATCGGTTCGTCCCTGATGACCCTCCAGGGCGTCATGTTCGCCTACCTCGCCGTCGAGCTGGTCGGTGTCACGGCCGGCGAGTCCGAGAACCCCGAGAAGACCCTCCCCAAGGCGATCAACACCCTGCCGTGGCGTATCGCCCTGTTCTACGTCGGTGCCCTCACCGTCATCCTGTGCGTCGTGAAGTGGACGGAGTTCGCGCCGGGCGTCAGCCCGTTCGTCGAGGCCTTCGCGCAGATCGGCATCCCGGCGGGCGCCGCCATCGTCAACTTCGTCGTGCTCACCGCGGCGCTGTCGTCCTGCAACTCCGGCATGTACTCGACCGGCCGCATGCTGCGGAACCTGGCCGAGAGCGGCGAGGCCCCCAAGGTCTTCACCAAGCTGTCGTCGACCAAGACGCCCGCCCTCGGCATCTTCGTCTCCGTGTGCTTCATGGGCATCGGCGTGGTCCTGAACTACGTCGTACCGGAGAAGGCCTTCGGCTACGTCACCTCCATCGCCACCGCGGCCGGCATCTGGACCTGGCTGATGATCCTGATCAGCCACGTCCTGTACCGCCGCGCGGTCGAAGCGGGGCGTCTGCCCGCCTCTTCCTTCCCGGCGCCGGGCGGCGCGAAGTGCTCGTACGTGGCCATCGCGTTCCTGCTCTTCGTGACCGGCATCATCGCCTACGACGCCGACGCCCGCGTCTGCCTCTACGTGATGGCCGGCTGGGCGGTCGCCCTCGGCATCGGCTGGATGGTCCTCAAGGCCCGCAACCCGCAGATCGCCGAGCGCCGCACCGCGGAGTTCGAGAAGGTCGGCTGA
- a CDS encoding DUF2017 domain-containing protein, whose translation MPGTFEPLPDGGAAVALDDVEISIIRSLAVQLLELIGPGPGEDASADPLAELFAEGPSEPPSDPVLRRLFPDAYGDPEQPAEDLEQKAHSAEFRRYTENDLRAGKRDNALAVIRSLDELASAGDGGAVLELTPEQSQQWLGALNDLRLAIGSRLEIVDEDDTDLLYRLPDEDPRKPMVMAYLWLGGLQETLISTLMP comes from the coding sequence ATGCCAGGAACCTTCGAACCGCTCCCCGACGGCGGCGCGGCCGTCGCCCTCGACGACGTCGAGATCTCCATCATCCGGTCGCTGGCCGTCCAGTTGCTGGAACTCATCGGTCCCGGCCCCGGCGAGGACGCCTCCGCCGACCCGCTCGCCGAGCTGTTCGCCGAGGGCCCGAGCGAGCCGCCCTCCGACCCGGTGCTCCGGCGCCTGTTCCCGGACGCCTACGGCGACCCCGAGCAGCCCGCGGAGGACCTGGAGCAGAAGGCGCACTCCGCCGAGTTCCGCCGCTACACGGAGAACGACCTGCGCGCCGGCAAGCGCGACAACGCCCTCGCGGTGATCCGCTCCCTGGACGAGCTGGCGTCCGCCGGGGACGGCGGGGCGGTCCTGGAACTGACGCCCGAGCAGTCCCAGCAGTGGCTCGGCGCCCTCAACGACCTGCGCCTGGCGATCGGCTCCCGGCTGGAGATCGTCGACGAGGACGACACCGATCTGCTCTACCGGCTGCCGGACGAGGACCCGCGCAAGCCGATGGTGATGGCCTACCTCTGGCTGGGCGGGCTTCAGGAGACCTTGATCTCCACTCTTATGCCCTGA
- the clpS gene encoding ATP-dependent Clp protease adapter ClpS produces the protein MGGVTSAAPIEIERTESAEEVSAVPEPDVPWVTIVHNDPVNLMSYVTYVFQSYFGYSKDKATKLMLDVHHKGRAVVSSGSREEMERDVQAMHGYGLWATLQQDRK, from the coding sequence ATGGGAGGCGTGACGTCAGCCGCTCCCATCGAGATCGAACGCACCGAGTCGGCGGAGGAGGTCTCTGCCGTACCCGAGCCGGACGTCCCCTGGGTCACGATCGTCCACAACGACCCGGTCAACCTCATGAGCTACGTGACCTACGTCTTCCAGTCGTACTTCGGCTACTCCAAGGACAAGGCCACCAAGCTCATGCTCGACGTCCACCACAAGGGCCGGGCGGTCGTCTCCAGCGGTAGCCGCGAGGAGATGGAGCGCGACGTGCAGGCCATGCACGGCTACGGTCTGTGGGCCACCCTCCAGCAGGACCGGAAGTAG
- a CDS encoding nicotinate phosphoribosyltransferase yields MSTADLGLPVDVPSTALFTDQYELTMLQAALRAGTAERRSVFEVFTRRLPEGRRYGVVAGTGRVLDAVENFRFDEDVLRFLRERAIVGEDTLEWLAGYRFSGDIWGYPEGEVYFPGSPIMRVEGSFAECVLLETVILSILNHDSAIAAAASRMTSAAGDRPLIEMGARRTHELAAVAAARAAYVGGFASTSDLAAGFRYGIPTVGTSAHAFTLLHDRERDAFRAQVDSMGRGTTLLVDTYDVAEAVRTAVEVAGPELGAVRIDSGDLLLVAHRVRQQLDELGATGTRIIVTSDLDEYAIASLAAAPVDAYGVGTQLVTGSGHPTASMVYKLVARAASEDPKAPLVAVAKKSSGGKTSIGGRKWAARRLDAYGVAEAEVVGTGPVPAQLVDRQLLVELVKGGEVVAREPLDAVRERHIAARAGLPMSATQLSRGDAVIPTEYATEG; encoded by the coding sequence GTGAGCACAGCGGACCTTGGGCTGCCGGTGGACGTCCCCTCGACCGCCCTCTTCACGGACCAGTACGAGCTGACGATGCTCCAGGCCGCCCTGCGGGCCGGAACGGCCGAGCGGCGCAGTGTCTTCGAGGTCTTCACCCGGCGGCTGCCGGAGGGGCGACGGTACGGCGTGGTGGCCGGGACCGGCCGGGTCCTGGACGCCGTCGAGAACTTCCGCTTCGACGAGGACGTCCTGCGCTTCCTGCGGGAACGGGCCATCGTCGGCGAGGACACCCTCGAATGGCTCGCCGGTTACCGCTTCTCCGGCGACATCTGGGGCTACCCCGAGGGCGAGGTGTACTTCCCGGGGTCGCCGATCATGCGGGTCGAGGGCAGCTTCGCCGAGTGCGTGCTGCTGGAGACCGTGATCCTGTCCATCCTCAACCACGACTCCGCGATCGCCGCGGCCGCCTCCCGCATGACCTCGGCCGCCGGGGACCGGCCGCTGATCGAGATGGGCGCCCGCCGCACCCACGAGCTCGCCGCGGTCGCCGCCGCGCGCGCCGCGTACGTCGGCGGCTTCGCCTCCACCTCCGACCTGGCCGCCGGCTTCCGCTACGGCATCCCGACGGTGGGCACCTCGGCGCACGCCTTCACCCTGCTGCACGACCGCGAGCGCGACGCCTTCCGGGCCCAGGTCGACTCCATGGGCCGGGGGACGACCCTGCTGGTGGACACGTACGACGTCGCGGAGGCCGTCCGCACGGCGGTGGAGGTCGCCGGTCCTGAGCTGGGGGCCGTGCGGATCGACTCCGGCGACCTGCTGCTGGTCGCGCACCGGGTGCGCCAGCAGCTGGACGAGCTGGGCGCCACCGGCACGAGGATCATCGTGACCTCGGACCTCGACGAGTACGCCATCGCCTCGCTGGCGGCGGCGCCCGTGGACGCGTACGGCGTCGGCACCCAGCTGGTCACCGGCTCCGGGCACCCGACGGCCTCGATGGTCTACAAGCTGGTCGCCCGCGCCGCGTCCGAGGACCCGAAGGCGCCGCTGGTGGCGGTGGCGAAGAAGTCGTCCGGCGGCAAGACCTCCATCGGCGGCCGCAAGTGGGCCGCGCGCCGACTGGACGCGTACGGGGTGGCCGAGGCCGAGGTGGTCGGCACCGGGCCCGTCCCGGCGCAGCTGGTCGACCGGCAGTTGCTCGTCGAGCTGGTCAAGGGCGGCGAAGTGGTGGCCCGCGAGCCGCTCGACGCCGTGCGCGAGCGGCACATCGCCGCCCGCGCCGGCCTGCCGATGTCCGCGACCCAGCTGTCCCGCGGGGACGCGGTCATCCCGACGGAGTACGCGACCGAGGGCTAG
- a CDS encoding isochorismatase family protein — protein sequence MRRALIVVDVQNDFCEGGSLPVAGGADVAAAITELIGQAPAGYRHVVATRDHHIAPGGHFADNPDFVHSWPAHCVAGTEGVGFHPNFAPAVASGSVDAVFDKGAYAAAYSGFEGVDENGVPLADWLRERQVDEVDVVGIATDHCVRATALDAVREGFRTHVLLDLTAGVAEATTERALEELREAGVELSGKPVV from the coding sequence ATGCGCCGCGCCTTGATCGTCGTAGACGTGCAGAACGATTTCTGCGAGGGGGGCAGCCTCCCGGTGGCCGGGGGTGCCGATGTGGCCGCCGCGATCACCGAGCTGATCGGGCAGGCCCCCGCCGGTTACCGCCACGTGGTGGCGACCCGCGACCACCACATCGCGCCGGGCGGTCACTTCGCGGACAACCCCGACTTCGTGCACTCCTGGCCCGCCCACTGCGTCGCGGGCACGGAGGGGGTCGGGTTCCACCCGAACTTCGCCCCGGCCGTCGCCTCCGGCTCGGTCGACGCCGTCTTCGACAAGGGCGCGTACGCGGCGGCGTACAGCGGCTTCGAGGGCGTCGACGAGAACGGGGTGCCGCTGGCCGACTGGCTGCGCGAGCGGCAGGTCGACGAGGTGGATGTGGTCGGCATCGCGACCGACCACTGCGTACGGGCGACCGCCCTGGACGCGGTCCGCGAGGGCTTCCGCACCCACGTCCTGCTGGACCTCACGGCGGGCGTCGCGGAGGCGACCACGGAGCGGGCGCTGGAGGAACTGCGCGAGGCGGGAGTGGAACTGTCCGGAAAGCCCGTCGTCTGA